The sequence CACATTGTGTGCAAGTAGTTCTCCACTGGCAGTTGTGTCTTTTGCTCTAAAGAGTCCCAAATCCAATCAGACTTGAGGCACTTGATGTCCCCAGAATCCTACACCAGCATATCACGAATCAAACAATGAcgtagacacacacacacacacagcgcaGTACATCACCTTAGGTGTTTCATTGCCAATGATGTAGGTAGCCAGTGACTTTTGATGCTCGTCTAACACCTCACCGTCATACCTGTACAGAGATAGGACTTTACTCGCTACTACAGGTctgcaaaataatactgcatgtttgtatgcatgcaaataCCATAATCGTGAAAGAAATGTCTTTATAGATCGATGCATGTGCACAACAATCTGCCTAATGAAACAGATCGAatcacatacaatgtacatgtacatgcaactgCTTCAGATAAACGACGTACGCCGTGAAATATCTTTCAAGTTGCAGTGAATTCAGAGTATTTGGTAGAATGTAAACTTTGACCCCAGTGAAGATGTCCAATAGAGGCTGCATGGAGTGACACAACAAGTCAATTATGGTTCAGTCAATGTCTTCTGTCACACATACCTTCTCAATCTTTAACCCAGCACTCTCAAGCTTATGAGTCGTCAGAACATcctgtagatataattatagaggtgaTTGGACACAATCTCCACAGTCTATGGAGTCAGTTCGAATTTCAAGGAATGAATTGAACCACAAAGAACAGCTCATCAACACCCTATGGCTATTTATTATGTACCGGCCTGTGTACCTGTGTATTTTGTACCGAATCACTATAGCAATAGGAAATATCCCATTTGGCTAACTGACACTTTCTGCTTAGGAAACAGACTTCCCTAACTGCATGGAGTACTAGGtcctacctacatgtacacacccccacaaattcagtactgtatatatacacaaggtTGGGGGCACATTTCTTTTCTGTTACATAGTTATGCATAGTGAGgcattgttttgtacacataTTGTACACGTCTATTCCAACTGCAGACGTATCACACACATTGCTACTTGCCCATGGGTGTTCAAACTCCTCCATGTGTTTAGGGTTTGCCTGGTAGCACTTTGGGCCATACTTGCAGACTGGTTTTGACCTCTTAGGTGATGGTTTGGGGTTACCCTCTAGTTTCCTCTTAGTGGGTGTTTTCTTGGGGCTAGCCATTGTATCGCAGTCACTGCCTCCACCAGAACCACTGGCCTGGGCTACGGACGTCATCAAATCAGGAATGTCTGCAGATGGATTTACAGTACAAACTAATGAACATAATAGCTAGGTAAAATTGGGGGCTAAAATGACTGTATGTTCATAAATAATTGTGTGTATTAAAGTTGGTTTCCAAGTTTCAACAAAGAAGAATCTCACAAGAAGCTTAATTTgcattgcatacatgtatatgttacTGTGCATCACATTCTGCATGCACTTACCGATAAATTCTTTCGACTTTTCGTATAAGACCTATAGATAAGCAAAAACATTATTAGGATATCTAAGAAGTGGTTACAATTAGTAAACCTTCAGCCTGGCCAGATCAGTGGCAGTTGACCAGTTCTTGTCGTCCCTGATTCGTGTGACTCGTGGGAAGCGGATGGAGATACCTCCTGCGGTATGAATGTTGGAGCTGGAGAATTCGGCACCAGTGATCTCCCACACAGGGGCAATCTGAGAACAGAGGAAGAACATAGAGTGCATTATATCACTAGAAAATGATCGCTCAGTTGGTAAGATTGATAGCAAAAGGCatttacactgtatatatactgtattaattttgtctgaAACAACCCTTACAAGATCTGAAGCAGATTTAAAAGTCAACAAAGCTTTCTTATTGACAAGCTAAGATGCACACAGAAACGGCAGCTTTAATTCAAGACCTCCAGGTATGTACTGAGTGGAGCTATTCACAAGTTGTTTTGTTCAGCTGTGCGGGTGTCTGTACCAGCAAACTGGACTGCCCATCATGTACAGTTCTACACACATTTAACTATAGATCTGTAAAAATCCAATGTAGGATGTACATAGAGCACGGGTTATCaacataatacataattatatcactacTTTTGTGAACGCGTACTGCAAATCCATAAATGGAAGTCTGCATGTAGAAGCTATGACTAGGATGGATGAAGACCCAAAGAAAGCTTATACAGCACACTGTGTTAAAGAAGCCAACAAATTCTAGTGCTATTCAGATCTGTACTACAATGTATTTGAGTATCCTCATTCAGTAACTTGCCTTTGGGTCCCTGATGACTAAATCTGGAACAACACTTTTATTCACCAATAACCAGGAAGGAACCTTGGAAGAATCctgaaaacaaaacaaaaaagatGAAAGTATTGCAGTGTGTTTACATTACGTCTGTTAAAACGATACATTTAAACACCTCCATGTAAATAAAATTTACAACCTTGCTGATCTTGACCATATCCAACTCGTCTTGCAGTTTGGCAATCGTAGCATCATCATGACCATTACCACACTTGGCCACAGTACAGAACTTCCCAGTGGAGGAATCATAAAGCCCCATTAGAAATACTGACATCATTCCCCCTGTGCGAAGAAACAGTGGCAGTGTACTACATAGGTTAGTCCttaaatataataatgtacaaataaatgcacattataattatacatctgcATGTTCCACAAaccagcctataattatggaaacatacttttttttttataagtAATACACTGCTGTGCCATGCATAAAATTAGGACTGAAAAAGCTCGAGATACATTATGTACCTTTGTTTCCTGTTCCATAGTAGGCTCCCAGCACGATTAGGTCGGCAGTGTCTGCCATAGCCCCGCCTTCTAGGTAGTCCTTCTTCACCTTGAGCCAGTGACGCTTCCCGGGCTCATACACACTCTGGAACAATATCATCTTACAcaacatacataattatgatgtacaaTGAACTATGGTCACATGTCCGTATAGTTAAGTACAAGAGACGCACAATGTATTTGATCAACAATGAAATCACTGGACGGTGTTGGTTACACTCTGTCGACATAATTTAATCCCACACTCAggttctgtgtgtgcatgtgcggtGATTACAGACACACCAACCTTAGTGTCCTTGAGCACGAGTCCCTCCAGCCCCTGCTTGATCACCTTCATGATCAGGTCAGACAAGTCCTCTTCTTGCTGCAAGACATACataacatgtacacaatgtatatGCCTTGAGCAACAATGTATATGCCTTCAGCAACAAGCTACATACGTTACAGTGAACTGGGTGTGTAGTATACGTACTCTAATAAGCTTTTGCTCTGACAGCATTATCCGGTTTTTGACTTCCTTGATATTCTGCTCCAAAATCTTCCTTCTCTCCATCAGAGGTCTGGTATGGCAATAATAGTGTGAGCAGTGTTCCGTGGATAATAATACTTACTTGTCCATAAGTGTTTCACCATTGAAATATACAATATCAAAGATGAATAAGCAGCAGCAAGCATCTTTAAAAGCCGATTTCTGAAAAGGGAATAAATGTCTGCATATGAAACATGGAAAGGAGGAGATGCATTTTCATTCAAACCTTATGAATCCCCAGAGTGCCAAATGGAAGTGGTTTGCCTGTGTTGGTGTCCACCATGAGTACCTGCACAAAGGAGAGTTTTAAATATATATCAATTGCTTACAGTACTCACCTCAGCATCCAGAATCATATTGTCACCATGGGGACAAGCTTTAGAGAGGTAGTCCTTTATATGCTCGACCTACAGAcagaacacataattatggcatgcaCAAGTTTAGCGAAGAGTAAAAGTGCAAAGTCCTAGGCGGATGACGTTTCTATTACTAGCAAAGTTTCTACCGTTCAAAAAATGGAAATTTGTTTGTCTGCTTGAACTTCATGTATGCCAGCCTATATTCAATATTTTTTcgtatacatgcacagctgACCTTGTGAGGCTGCACTGCCTTTAGACTCCTACTGAAGTACTCGAACTTGTTACCCTGTTTGTGCACCTGCACTCTCTCTCCATCGTACTTGATCTCAGCATACATCCCATTAGGGCACTTCTTCATTGCCATGGCAACAGCACGGCATGCCTCAGCCTATTATAGCCAAAAGTACATAATGCGTGAAAACTATAGAttgtaattatacacaaataattatataaaccatatacatgtaacacgTAGCAAACAATTATTTCAGGACTTTAACCAAAGTTCATCATTGATCATGTGTTTTGCTGTGCCACTAATGCATACACACCATGCAGCACCTAGTGTAACATGCTCTACTTACCAGCATTGGTTTAACTGGCGTCATTAGGCTGGCTCTCACACTTATCCCCCTCTTCAGTGACGGTCGACCATCACCACCCTCACTACTCTCACCCCCTCCACCTAGCACACGCTCCACAACGTCTTGCAGGTCATTGGATGCTTGAAACGCCTTGTATGCTTTCGGGTCTAGAGCATCCAAACTGAAGACGGGTGAAACTATATTAACATGGTGGCATAACATTTTTCCATGCttagtgtgtatataattattatatatacatatactcACACATGCTTAGGCCCAGCAAAGATACGGAGGTCGTGCTTTAGCAGACGTACATAATATTTGAGGTCTTCTTCGGAGCACCTGAGGTACAAGAAAGACAAGACAAGAATGTACCAACTGAAAACAGACTATTAGGGATTGGGTGATGTCAATGAATACCATGGCAAGGTTGTTACATAGATAATCACTACTGATGAGTACAATTTAATGCGCAACAATCTTTTAATGTACACTTATAATGACAGAGTACgactatgtacagtgtacatgtacgtaccgtTCGACAACTTGTTTGAGTTGTGCCCTCTGGTCGTCCTCCTTGGTTACCTTGGTTAACTCATCAAGATAAAAGTCCACCTGCAAGTGGATAGAGGCATTGAATGATGATTGAAGAACACTGCACCAAGTAGTGTATAATAGAAGGTGGCACAACATATTAAATTACAAGTGCATTtaagtatattataattatgcacataatCTTTCATAGTTCATAGCTGAGACAGTCTGAGATGGGTAAAATAATATGCATACAGAGTATTTCAGGGCTGCATTAATTTGCACACAACATAACTGTATCCATGGTGACGTACCTCGGCTAGAGTGAGGGCGCTCTTGCTTTGAGGAGGAGTGCAGCTGCTGGTCAGGAAAAATGTCTTGGCAGTTTCCGCCACATCTCCCTGTGGGGTAGTGAAGTACATCTATTAATACAAGGACAAACCTCCAGGGCACAAGAAAACTGTACCTTCTCCAGATCTTCAACCATGTCTTCTAAGCTGGTCCCAAAGATCTGGAGAGAAAGTAATTACATTAGCACAGTAAACACACTGCCAGTGCAAAGCTTTTGAGAGAAAATGTGAATGTCTTTCTAGCTGCTACCTGTGCATGGCACAGGTCAATGAATTACCTGACTGAGAAGCTTGACAATTTGCTTGCTTTGCAAGTTGTACACCCTTTTCTTCCCAGCTGTCGGTAGCAACAGCTTTACCAATAAGTACACATCTCCATTATAGCCATCTACATGTAGGATTGGGAAATAATTGAAGCTGGAGACACAAACAGAAGTAAGTACTAAGCAATTTACATTCACCTGTATGctcatatactgtacatgtacgttcatCCATTTGTGGTCCACATCTATTATACGTATATCAACTTTCAGATTGAACACAGGCTGCATTTTAATTGTACACTAGCTATTTGAGAGCCTTACATGTAATAAAAACTGGTAATAATGATGCAGCCACAAACCTCCACTGCTGCCACGCTTGATGAAATCAGATACTAGCTTTGTTTTCCCATTGTACTTGGGCTCCTTCTCCAGGCGTCCACAAAGAGCCCTAAACTCACTGAACAAGTTATCCTGGTTGGAAGGATCAGCTGGGATGGGTGGGGTACTTGGTGTGATGGTTGATGGTCCTGCACTACTTGCAGATGGCTTGCTCGGAGATTTTCCTGTGCAAAAGAAAAAATATGTGATGCTACCGATGCCAGTACAGTGATGTAAGTTGTAAAGAAGCGTCATTCAGCATGCATATTACCTGCAAGCACGCTGTGGTAGATTAGATTAGCTATATAATATTTTTAGACAGAAACTTCCTGGAGATTCTTATTGACCTAGGGACTTTGAGGTATCCCCAGTGAGAGTGGTTCGAACAGCCTTTTTTGTCTTAGGCGGAGGCTTGCTTGTGACACACTCCTTGATCAGGTCCTTGATTTCCTGTTTTTCAGGGTCGTTGAGCTCAGGGAACCCATCCACATCAGCAGGTGTCTCAATCTTCTTGGTTGTGGCTCGGGCACgctgcagggtgtcatacaggatttgaAAGTATGGGGAGAATTTGTTATTATGATCTGAAGTGATTTCTGGTGGCTTATAGGTTGCCTTTGCATAATATTTTTGTCCATTCATACGAACATTGTCCCTTTCTCTCTGAAtaaaaggggggggggtagtatCATATCAGGGGGCAAAAAAATTTGGATTTTGTTGTGTATAGCTCTTAGACATTGCGTACTATAGCAACACACGAAACTTTAATATGTATGtcgctcataattatatggcaccCAATTCGACTTTGTGCAGTCTCGCAAAcaaaaattattgctgacgctcacaataattttttttatataaCTGTCTAGATGCAGCTGTTACAGAGAACAAAAACCAAACATGCTGTCAGTACTACATACATCCACCTGAGTACTAAGAGACTGCACTAGACACTACACTACATTGTAGCTGTAGAGCATAAGCGCCACTtgggctgaacgcaatttttgggggttctaaaagatgcgccactcagaagAAGAATTAAATTTTTCTGGCGCTGGAATTAGGATAACCAAGACAAACCACAGGTTGAAACCAGCTtggctatataatttatttcaACCTCGGAATAAGTATAATTAAGAAGTGAATACAGTATACTCTTGTTAATCctgtcacccttgggacagtgcagcttagccggaatagtgaggtggctgcatttcagacAATAGCCGTGGCTAAAAAATGTCTtaacctcgaatctaatgactaattttgcgattttgtctcgaggaaaatgaatcattttgctccaattttatctgccaaaatcatacccaaaacgtcatatctggCCGTATAAAATCACATTAAAAACCTAcatttggggcagccagtatactggccagtatacggaatagcgagtggccgcaatccgtgccaaaccaaatggccggtatatttaggtggccgtactttagagaaccggaatagcgagagtctactgtacttgGTTTCAGCTCCACCACCCAATTTGCATATTTCCCTGGTTGCTTCAGCGTATGCACAGTAACATAAATGCCTTTTTTTTCAAGATGTCGTTTGTTCTGAAGCCACACAAGCTAATTTTATATTACGACgtcataatcataattattatccccTATGAGCTGAAAACTTGAGGTGACCTAATATAATGTACACGTCTAGCCTCCGGCATATTTATAAGTACGAACACTTGTATAAACAGCTACTGGAGATCAACACCACACGCTCACCTTAAATGTTTCGAATATACACCTCGTGTGATACCACACTTTCATGTCCCCACCATCATCACTGAAGGGGTTTGGAGTCATCTTACCAATGCGACACACACCCTTCTCAATCTGGCTCTTGCACTTCTTGCATGAGCTACGACCAGTCTTGGCATACTCCACACAATACCGAGCATCAGCCATatttaaatgtacatgtatatactattatTGACCAAAATTTGCTCAGTGCAGTTTTCCACGACCCTAAACTCACTGTGCCATACCTTTTCCTGTCATGCCCACATTCATGTGACTTGTGTCATGTGGCTCCATTGTAATATAAAATCAAGACCGTACGTACATAGATCTACTTGCAAACTAGCTGCTAGTTTAAGGTTAGACCTCTCGCAAGATGCCCTCCACAAGTTGTGCAGCAGCTGCAGTAGGCCTATGTAGAGTCCTGCTGGCCCTCCTCTGCGTTGGAGCTTTCGTACTCATAGCATGTCTTGGAGGATTTCTCAACCGAGGAAGAGGTGGCTTTGTCACATTTGGCCCGCAAAATACCTCTGATCCAGATATGGAGCGATGGTACTGGTCTGCACATATCCTGAGTAGGCTGCTGTTTGCTGCTCCAACTGGCTTGCTTGTGgtgagctatagctagctagctcttgggATCATCTAGCTCTTGTATGGGTTGGGTTGTAAGGCATTGTTCTCCTCCATGGTCATTAAAATGAAAATGTAATTTTTATGTCCCCTCTGCAGTTGCTGTGTGGCCTTCACTTCCGTGCGTCAGTTTTAGTCACAATAATGACCTGGTTCAGTCTGTACGTTGGGTGGGGCTGCTACATGGACATTGGAATGGTGGACAATGTCGCCAGTCGTTCTGGTGTATTTGACTGGATTGTAGGCCGTCAAGGAGCCAATTGGACTATGGGCCATCGATTTGTTCGTGAATATGCGGGTATGTCCCTGAGGGGATTGATATGGACAGCACCTCATGGCTATGTCCTAGAGCGACTTGGCTTTGGTTGGGAATACAGTCTTAGCGGCAGTTTGATGGGACTAGTTTATTATGTCGGCTCGAACACAGATACAAGCGGCTTGCCTAATCAGGCATTCTTCAATCACGGCACGGCTGCTGCTGAAGTTTACTGGGGATGGTGGATGTGGTTTATGCTAAGCATGGTGAGCTTGTCACAGCTTGTACGAAGAGGACAAGTATGGGTGTATAAGAAAAATCCTTACCTCGGAACAAGGCCGTATTCTTCTTGGGAGAACATTAAGTACCTATCACTAAATCGACCTATTTTTCGGCTCAGTTATGAATTCTTCATGTTTGTCTTCAACTTTATTTTGTGCAGCTCCCTTATATTTTATTCTTTGATCGAGCAGACAGACATACGAAATAAAGCCCAGACGTTCTTTGGCTTATTCACTGGAGTATTAATGTTGTGCTTCTCACAAGGCTGGGTTTGGAGTCTGTTGTTTCTAAATATTCAACTGAAGCGATTAGCAAAGAAGGCCAGAAATTCTCCTGAACAAGAACATTTGCAAAATGGTAACAGTCAGACTTACGATATAAGAAAGTCCCTCAGTCCTTCTTTAAGTACTGGGTATCAAAGAAACCCCAGTCACGGAAACAACCTGGACAGATATGATACTGCAGCTGCTGTCATAAGTGGAGAGACCCAGCCACTTCTATCATGGCCCTACTCCCACCCGGATCGAGTTTCCCCTACTGGTGAACGGATTAACACACTCAAGCTGCCCGAAGGCAATCCAAGTGTTTCTAGGCATGCCCATCATGTGATACAGTCACCTTCTATCGCTACTGCATTCTTGATCCTATGGCCCTCCGTTAACAAATGGTTGTGGTTGGATGTATTTGTGTTGATGCGTAGGCTGATTGGACTAGCGTCGTTTCTGAGCACCCTTTTGACTATCGTGTTGACAGCGATTGCGATAGTATGGGATATCGAGTCACCTCGGTTCATGCATGTTCCTTCGTCTATTTTTGTTGTAAACTTAACTTCCCCTgagttgtaataattatactaggtGAATATTTATTTGTCTTCTCGTTTTACGTTCtcgtattattattatttttgacTACATGCATTGATTTAAGACTTAAATTAATATGGtcaggccatgcatgcatcactCCATATCGCATGTATAGTCATAAGTCACTTAATTACTGTCATACTAATTAAAGCATGCAATTAAGTGCGCGATAACAACATTTTTAGCCAGCCAGTGCCATTTTTATGGAATGTCTTCAAGATCCCAAAAAGAGAATGAAATTCGGGATTTGTGAAATATCTGGTGATGGGTGCATGGATAAATTAATACCTAAGGTAATGGGctgtatgctataattattgtgcaataATCAGCTATACTTGCAGTCCATTTCGATATAGTCACGTAGTAATAAATATAACATGTTCAGTTAGTGAGTGTTGCATAAAATAATATAAAATTGCTATTATACAAGTAAATTGCTTCATCTacaatacaaaattaatgcaaaaccTGCCTTATAAGGAACCAATATAAACCGACAAATACCCATCAGTCTTTCTTCCTGTCATCAACAACTTAGTTGGTGAAAACGAGGTTATAGTTACAGTGTTAACTTGAATTTCTTCAGGGAGCACACTTATCCAAGACCACGTCTTTTGTGAGAATGAATACATTCTCACGTCTTTGTTCGACGATTGCCCACGCATGCCCACAGTTATTAGGTTACTAGCTAACACTGTTCCAACTAAGCTGTTTGCTTGCGCATTAAAACCACCTTCTAATTCTTTCCACCTGTAGCTGGGGTATATCAGCTCATTTCGGTTCTTTAAAGCATTTCCTGGAGTAACCTTATTCCTATCATAGAGGATATCGTCGATAGCAATATATTGAGAGAGTGGAAACCAGTCAGACTGAAGAAGTTCTTTGGAATAGTTTCCTGCTAGAAGATAGCACCTGTTACCAGCCACTGCCAAAGTCACATCAGTACAAGGAGACATAAGAGGTTGGTTACTCCAATACCACCCTGTGTCACTAGTATAAATTCCAATGGAATTCTCCCCTCCAGCAACAATCAGAGCTGATGGAAGGCTTAAAACTGCAGGAAATGTTCTTGCGATAGGCATATCTGGAATCACTGAATGCACCCAATGTCCATCAGACGTCTCGTCATATATTAAAGTATACAATTTCGTGCTTTCTTCACCATCCATCGTTATTCCTCCGATGGCCACAAGGCTTCCACTGAACACTCCTAGTCCAAATGATTTAACAGGTAGATGAGGCAACATGTTCCATTTATTTTTTCCTGGATGATAACAGTACACAAGGTATTTATGTATTTCGTTTTCTCCAACTCCGCCACCAAAACACATAAAATCTTCGAATATCACAGTCTGGCCCTTATGCAATGTTGTTTGGAGATCTTGACCACTTATCCAGGACAAATTACCAACAAGACCATGAAACATAGCTGGGACTAATTCATCACAAAAAATAGTCTCCCTGGCTGCACAAATGCTCATCGTGGAATTCATGAAATCTTGGGTTTGTACTCCAACCAATCTTGTTGGTGAGGTATGGTCAAGATTTAGAGAGACAAATACTGCAATAAATATAACCAGAATCGCCATCGAAACACATAAAGGTGGTATAAATGCTTTAAGTCTCTTTTGTGACAGCTGCTTAGTTAGTTGCACATTTGTTTTCTGCTCTTCTTTTAATTTGGTTTGGATgttttcttgttctctttTCAGGTTGATGTTTCTTTTCGCTTCCTTTTCAGCGACATACTTCATCATCTTCAATCTGTCTTGGAAAGCAGGAGTGTTTGTGTTAGCCTTTTGTCTTAGATCCTCTACTAGTTCTTTGGCTGAAGGTCTCTTCTTGGGATCATTATCAATGCATCTGTGAATAAGACTCATGAGAGGGTGATCATTGCCAACTTCCTCGAGGTAGTTTTTTCGGCGTTCAGCTTCTGAAACAGCAACCAATCCATGTGCCTCAGATCGATTTTGACCTATGTGTGGCATGGGCAGCTTACCACAGAAGATTTGCATCATTAAGATTCCATACGAGAATATGTCGATGCTTGTATTGTAACGAGGTTCCTTCACCATCACTTCAGGAGGCATGTACGCCTCAGTGCCTGGTTTTTTCGTCATGGCACTCACTTGCAAGGGGCTCATATTAATTATCCTAGCCACACCAAGATCAGCGATTTTTGCAGAGAGTATAGGAGTAACAAGTATGTTGTGAGATGAAAGATCTCTGTGAATGATTGGTTTTTTTCGATCGTGGAGGAACAGTAAACCTTGCGATATATCAAGAAGAATGGAGAAGCCGATATCTTTCGGAAGAATACCATTATGCTCAATACAACCCGTAAGATTCGTTGGTAAGTATTCCATCACTAAAATCGGCACAGTTTCGTCTGGCTCCTGAAAGTAGACACCAAGAAACTGCACAATGTTAGGGTGCTGTATCCTGCTCAAGAAGTGACACTCTTTACTAAAGCTTCGACTGCTGCTTCGATAATCACTGCCTCCACTCTTGAGAAGAAAGTCATGAATCTTTTTGCCTGCACACTTGTGTCCCATGTAATCTAGCTCGACCACAACAGCAGCAGAGCCCACTCCTAGCTGATGATCTGTCACTATAACACCAATTAGCTTATAAGACTCTAGACTGACAAAGGCAGCGCTGGTGCCGGTGACCGCCATGTCTAGCAAATCAAAAGTGTGTTCACATGAAATCACTCCCTTTTCTTCCCAAGTGGTTTGAGGAGTGGTTTCTAGTCTAGCCACACCTACCTAAAGGTGAATGACTTTGACTTGTCAGCATAGATCTGGCTTCTTTAATATTAGTTTTGGAATCTGCAATATGGGTCTAGCAGTGCTGATGTttctgctgctgctgctgcctGCACTAATCAGGAGCAGCCATGAGTTCGAGTGTGGCATAGCAGTGTCTCTACCTCGTGTTGTCCTCACTAAGTAAATATATCTGTGCATGCTCTGTTGATCTAAATTAATCAtgtactgcacatgcacactgtaccTGTGTACCTGTACGTGTATATAGAGCCCAACACATGACTATTtattaactacatgtatatctgtataattatgagcgaAGCGTTAATTTTTGTACCTTGCTTAGTAGATATAAaaatagatctagatctttaATTTCATAACAAATTTTCTCTGCAGTGTGCCTTTCACGTTGAACATCACCCTTCCCCCGTTTCTCCCTGACAACGAGGCGATTCCTGAGAAGGTGTGGTTTACAGTGGATGGAGCGACGTATGAGGACCTCAACTACACCGCCACTAGGGACAGCAACGGCACAG comes from Halichondria panicea chromosome 3, odHalPani1.1, whole genome shotgun sequence and encodes:
- the LOC135333246 gene encoding DNA ligase 3-like isoform X3; translation: MADARYCVEYAKTGRSSCKKCKSQIEKGVCRIGKMTPNPFSDDGGDMKVWYHTRCIFETFKRARATTKKIETPADVDGFPELNDPEKQEIKDLIKECVTSKPPPKTKKAVRTTLTGDTSKSLGKSPSKPSASSAGPSTITPSTPPIPADPSNQDNLFSEFRALCGRLEKEPKYNGKTKLVSDFIKRGSSGDGYNGDVYLLVKLLLPTAGKKRVYNLQSKQIVKLLSQIFGTSLEDMVEDLEKGDVAETAKTFFLTSSCTPPQSKSALTLAEVDFYLDELTKVTKEDDQRAQLKQVVERCSEEDLKYYVRLLKHDLRIFAGPKHVLDALDPKAYKAFQASNDLQDVVERVLGGGGESSEGGDGRPSLKRGISVRASLMTPVKPMLAEACRAVAMAMKKCPNGMYAEIKYDGERVQVHKQGNKFEYFSRSLKAVQPHKVEHIKDYLSKACPHGDNMILDAEVLMVDTNTGKPLPFGTLGIHKKSAFKDACCCLFIFDIVYFNGETLMDKPLMERRKILEQNIKEVKNRIMLSEQKLIRQEEDLSDLIMKVIKQGLEGLVLKDTKSVYEPGKRHWLKVKKDYLEGGAMADTADLIVLGAYYGTGNKGGMMSVFLMGLYDSSTGKFCTVAKCGNGHDDATIAKLQDELDMVKISKDSSKVPSWLLVNKSVVPDLVIRDPKIAPVWEITGAEFSSSNIHTAGGISIRFPRVTRIRDDKNWSTATDLARLKVLYEKSKEFIDIPDLMTSVAQASGSGGGSDCDTMASPKKTPTKRKLEGNPKPSPKRSKPVCKYGPKCYQANPKHMEEFEHPWASSNDVLTTHKLESAGLKIEKPLLDIFTGVKVYILPNTLNSLQLERYFTAYDGEVLDEHQKSLATYIIGNETPKDSGDIKCLKSDWIWDSLEQKTQLPVENYLHTM
- the LOC135333246 gene encoding DNA ligase 3-like isoform X1, with the translated sequence MADARYCVEYAKTGRSSCKKCKSQIEKGVCRIGKMTPNPFSDDGGDMKVWYHTRCIFETFKRARATTKKIETPADVDGFPELNDPEKQEIKDLIKECVTSKPPPKTKKAVRTTLTGDTSKSLGKSPSKPSASSAGPSTITPSTPPIPADPSNQDNLFSEFRALCGRLEKEPKYNGKTKLVSDFIKRGSSGDVDHKWMNVHVQYMSIQVNVNCLVLTSVCVSSFNYFPILHVDGYNGDVYLLVKLLLPTAGKKRVYNLQSKQIVKLLSQIFGTSLEDMVEDLEKGDVAETAKTFFLTSSCTPPQSKSALTLAEVDFYLDELTKVTKEDDQRAQLKQVVERCSEEDLKYYVRLLKHDLRIFAGPKHVLDALDPKAYKAFQASNDLQDVVERVLGGGGESSEGGDGRPSLKRGISVRASLMTPVKPMLAEACRAVAMAMKKCPNGMYAEIKYDGERVQVHKQGNKFEYFSRSLKAVQPHKVEHIKDYLSKACPHGDNMILDAEVLMVDTNTGKPLPFGTLGIHKKSAFKDACCCLFIFDIVYFNGETLMDKPLMERRKILEQNIKEVKNRIMLSEQKLIRQEEDLSDLIMKVIKQGLEGLVLKDTKSVYEPGKRHWLKVKKDYLEGGAMADTADLIVLGAYYGTGNKGGMMSVFLMGLYDSSTGKFCTVAKCGNGHDDATIAKLQDELDMVKISKDSSKVPSWLLVNKSVVPDLVIRDPKIAPVWEITGAEFSSSNIHTAGGISIRFPRVTRIRDDKNWSTATDLARLKVLYEKSKEFIDIPDLMTSVAQASGSGGGSDCDTMASPKKTPTKRKLEGNPKPSPKRSKPVCKYGPKCYQANPKHMEEFEHPWASSNDVLTTHKLESAGLKIEKPLLDIFTGVKVYILPNTLNSLQLERYFTAYDGEVLDEHQKSLATYIIGNETPKDSGDIKCLKSDWIWDSLEQKTQLPVENYLHTM
- the LOC135333246 gene encoding DNA ligase 3-like isoform X2: MADARYCVEYAKTGRSSCKKCKSQIEKGVCRIGKMTPNPFSDDGGDMKVWYHTRCIFETFKRARATTKKIETPADVDGFPELNDPEKQEIKDLIKECVTSKPPPKTKKAVRTTLTGDTSKSLGKSPSKPSASSAGPSTITPSTPPIPADPSNQDNLFSEFRALCGRLEKEPKYNGKTKLVSDFIKRGSSGDVDHKWMNVHVQYMSIQVNVNCLVLTSVCVSSFNYFPILHVDGYNGDVYLLVKLLLPTAGKKRVYNLQSKQIVKLLSQIFGTSLEDMVEDLEKGDVAETAKTFFLTSSCTPPQSKSALTLAEVDFYLDELTKVTKEDDQRAQLKQVVERCSEEDLKYYVRLLKHDLRIFAGPKHVLDALDPKAYKAFQASNDLQDVVERVLGGGGESSEGGDGRPSLKRGISVRASLMTPVKPMLAEACRAVAMAMKKCPNGMYAEIKYDGERVQVHKQGNKFEYFSRSLKAVQPHKVEHIKDYLSKACPHGDNMILDAEVLMVDTNTGKPLPFGTLGIHKKSAFKDACCCLFIFDIVYFNGETLMDKPLMERRKILEQNIKEVKNRIMLSEQKLIRQEEDLSDLIMKVIKQGLEGLVLKDTKSVYEPGKRHWLKVKKDYLEGGAMADTADLIVLGAYYGTGNKGGMMSVFLMGLYDSSTGKFCTVAKCGNGHDDATIAKLQDELDMVKISKDSSKVPSWLLVNKSVVPDLVIRDPKIAPVWEITGAEFSSSNIHTAGGISIRFPRVTRIRDDKNWSTATDLARLKVLYEKSKEFIDIPDLMTSVAQASGSGGGSDCDTMASPKKTPTKRKLEGNPKPSPKRSKPVCKYGPKCYQANPKHMEEFEHPWDVLTTHKLESAGLKIEKPLLDIFTGVKVYILPNTLNSLQLERYFTAYDGEVLDEHQKSLATYIIGNETPKDSGDIKCLKSDWIWDSLEQKTQLPVENYLHTM